A single Bufo bufo chromosome 6, aBufBuf1.1, whole genome shotgun sequence DNA region contains:
- the LOC121003506 gene encoding protein-glutamine gamma-glutamyltransferase E-like isoform X2, which translates to MASSSTDTLGQIRMAEKIFEKCKSPCIYEELAGEFKVVSVREVGKDVVLNLSIRSLTTKSKQVNVDIKASSVLYTKKEIHELLKESKTICVPGCEGTEVPVVIPYSMYEDLLTADNSIEVTAVCSCEPYDGLLIIETNVVLSNPKFEIKLNKKVSVNKPVEVDIIFTNPFNKEVSNIVVTAEGSGLLKYPVSINVNPVQPNETVTIPITIKPYKAGPKHLLVDFTTNKFPNAKGYLEIQVHEAT; encoded by the exons atactTTGGGACAAATAAGAATGGCAGAAAAAATATTCGAGAAATGTAAATCTCCCTGCATTTATGAGGAGCTGGCAGGAGAGTTTAAGGTGGTCAGTGTACGGGAAGTTGGCAAAGATGTTGTTCTGAACTTATCCATCAGAAGCCTGACAACCAAGTCAAAGCAGGTTAATGTTGACATCAAGGCAAGTTCTGTCCTGTACACCAAGAAGGAAATACATGAACTCCTCAAAGAATCCAAGACAATTTGTGTGCCAGGCTGTGAAG GGACAGAAGTGCCGGTGGTCATACCCTACTCTATGTACGAAGATTTATTGACTGCCGATAACTCAATCGAGGTGACAGCCGTATGCTCCTGTGAACCATATGATGGACTACTGATTATCGAAACAAATGTTGTCCTGAGTAACCCTAAATttgaaataaag CTGAATAAAAAAGTCAGTGTGAACAAACCCGTAGAAGTGGACATCATCTtcaccaacccctttaacaaagaaGTCTCTAATATTGTGGTGACAGCAGAAGGCAGCGGACTGCTCAAATATCCTGTTTCAATTAA tgtgaACCCAGTGCAGCCGAATGAGACTGTTACTATTCCAATAACTATAAAGCCATACAAGGCTGGCCCCAAGCATCTGCTGGTGGATTTCACAACTAACAAGTTCCCGAATGCCAAAGGATATCTGGAGATTCAAGTTCACGAGGCCACATAA
- the LOC121003506 gene encoding protein-glutamine gamma-glutamyltransferase E-like isoform X3 has product MAEKIFEKCKSPCIYEELAGEFKVVSVREVGKDVVLNLSIRSLTTKSKQVNVDIKASSVLYTKKEIHELLKESKTICVPGCEGTEVPVVIPYSMYEDLLTADNSIEVTAVCSCEPYDGLLIIETNVVLSNPKFEIKLNKKVSVNKPVEVDIIFTNPFNKEVSNIVVTAEGSGLLKYPVSINVNPVQPNETVTIPITIKPYKAGPKHLLVDFTTNKFPNAKGYLEIQVHEAT; this is encoded by the exons ATGGCAGAAAAAATATTCGAGAAATGTAAATCTCCCTGCATTTATGAGGAGCTGGCAGGAGAGTTTAAGGTGGTCAGTGTACGGGAAGTTGGCAAAGATGTTGTTCTGAACTTATCCATCAGAAGCCTGACAACCAAGTCAAAGCAGGTTAATGTTGACATCAAGGCAAGTTCTGTCCTGTACACCAAGAAGGAAATACATGAACTCCTCAAAGAATCCAAGACAATTTGTGTGCCAGGCTGTGAAG GGACAGAAGTGCCGGTGGTCATACCCTACTCTATGTACGAAGATTTATTGACTGCCGATAACTCAATCGAGGTGACAGCCGTATGCTCCTGTGAACCATATGATGGACTACTGATTATCGAAACAAATGTTGTCCTGAGTAACCCTAAATttgaaataaag CTGAATAAAAAAGTCAGTGTGAACAAACCCGTAGAAGTGGACATCATCTtcaccaacccctttaacaaagaaGTCTCTAATATTGTGGTGACAGCAGAAGGCAGCGGACTGCTCAAATATCCTGTTTCAATTAA tgtgaACCCAGTGCAGCCGAATGAGACTGTTACTATTCCAATAACTATAAAGCCATACAAGGCTGGCCCCAAGCATCTGCTGGTGGATTTCACAACTAACAAGTTCCCGAATGCCAAAGGATATCTGGAGATTCAAGTTCACGAGGCCACATAA